A stretch of Geomonas oryzisoli DNA encodes these proteins:
- a CDS encoding electron transfer flavoprotein subunit beta/FixA family protein: protein MLVVVCIKQVPDTTQVQIDPVTNTLIREGIPFIVNPYDAHALEEALRLKDRFGFRVAALSMGPPNAEATLKKALALGVDQAILLSDRVFGGADTLATSRVLSEAIARLNRQEKVGIVICGKQTIDGDTAQVGPGIATRLGYTQLTLVDRVEKLDPLQDRITVRRKLEGRHEMVDAPLPVLLTVVRELNRPRYPTVPMRLESEEATVQVWSNQELQLDQEGIGLKGSPTWVSRIFSPERQKGEIVGDGAADPAGAAKLLIDKLVSSDLLVV from the coding sequence ATGCTCGTCGTAGTCTGCATCAAACAGGTACCGGACACCACCCAGGTTCAGATCGACCCGGTCACCAACACCCTGATTCGCGAGGGAATCCCCTTCATCGTGAACCCGTACGACGCCCATGCCCTGGAAGAGGCGCTCAGACTGAAGGACCGCTTCGGCTTCCGCGTCGCCGCGCTTTCCATGGGCCCTCCCAATGCCGAGGCCACGCTCAAGAAGGCACTGGCCCTCGGGGTGGACCAGGCGATCCTCCTTTCCGATCGCGTCTTCGGAGGGGCGGACACCCTGGCGACCAGCCGGGTCCTCTCGGAGGCGATCGCGAGGCTCAACCGGCAGGAAAAAGTCGGCATCGTCATTTGCGGCAAGCAGACCATCGACGGCGATACGGCCCAGGTCGGCCCCGGCATCGCAACGCGCCTTGGTTACACCCAACTCACCCTGGTCGATCGGGTCGAAAAACTCGACCCCCTGCAGGACCGGATCACGGTGCGGCGCAAGCTGGAAGGGCGCCACGAGATGGTTGATGCACCTCTGCCCGTGCTGCTAACCGTGGTGCGCGAGCTGAACCGGCCCCGCTACCCGACCGTCCCTATGCGGCTGGAATCAGAGGAGGCGACGGTGCAGGTCTGGAGCAACCAGGAGCTGCAACTGGACCAGGAGGGGATCGGCCTGAAAGGCTCCCCGACCTGGGTGAGCCGGATCTTTTCGCCCGAGCGGCAGAAAGGGGAGATCGTGGGCGATGGCGCCGCTGACCCGGCAGGCGCCGCCAAACTGCTGATCGACAAACTTGTGAGCAGCGATCTGCTCGTCGTATAG
- a CDS encoding CoA-transferase subunit beta yields MNKEFAKPEEYGLADLLCCAASREVQDHEIVFAGTGLPMVAIMLAQKTHAPNLKLIFEAGTLDGRPPEIPTSVGDARCEMGASRSSGLHDAFSIAQRGYVDLGFLGGAEVDQYGNVNTTCIGDYLSPELRLTGSGGNPDINSFARRTVFIMVHEKRRFTEQVSYITSPGWRVRKWPGGETVHRRELYGAAYRGGPSAVISTLGVFRFDDETGRIYLDTCHAGNTPEQIREMCQFDLDITRVSGETLPPTREELHFIHEVLDPEQIFIPKVKRA; encoded by the coding sequence ATGAACAAAGAGTTCGCAAAACCTGAAGAATACGGGCTGGCCGATCTCCTCTGCTGCGCCGCCTCCCGCGAGGTGCAGGACCACGAAATCGTCTTCGCCGGCACCGGGCTCCCCATGGTGGCCATCATGCTGGCGCAGAAGACCCACGCGCCCAACCTCAAGCTGATCTTCGAGGCCGGGACGCTGGACGGCCGGCCGCCGGAGATTCCCACCTCGGTCGGCGACGCCCGCTGCGAGATGGGCGCCTCGCGCTCCTCGGGCCTGCACGACGCCTTCAGCATCGCCCAGCGCGGCTACGTCGACCTGGGGTTCCTAGGGGGCGCCGAGGTGGACCAGTACGGCAACGTCAACACGACCTGCATCGGCGATTACCTGAGCCCGGAGCTGCGCCTGACCGGCAGCGGCGGCAACCCCGACATCAACTCCTTCGCCAGGCGCACCGTGTTCATCATGGTGCATGAAAAGCGCCGCTTCACCGAGCAGGTGAGCTACATCACCAGCCCCGGCTGGCGGGTGCGCAAGTGGCCTGGCGGTGAAACCGTGCATCGGCGCGAGCTCTACGGCGCGGCCTACCGCGGCGGCCCCTCGGCGGTCATATCCACGCTGGGTGTGTTCCGTTTCGATGACGAGACCGGCCGGATCTACCTCGATACCTGTCATGCCGGCAACACGCCCGAGCAGATCCGGGAGATGTGTCAGTTCGACCTCGACATCACCCGGGTTAGCGGCGAAACCCTCCCTCCCACCAGGGAGGAGCTGCATTTCATCCACGAAGTGCTCGACCCGGAGCAGATCTTCATTCCCAAGGTGAAACGGGCGTAG
- a CDS encoding CoA transferase subunit A, translated as MSSGKRITLQQAAEIVKNGSSLTFSGFTIWRRPFALVYELIRQRKKGLHLIEVNGGPQTEFLVGAGCVDIWESCWVGHELYGKYGANLSRKVGNKEILVEDYSHAEMLFRFSAAASGAPYAVTQTSLGTDIHNPAYDTLGNAGLRDGKRIPSHKYRFTEDPFYGAGAQVLVPAAKVDVAILCVQQVGEEGTVRVNGQFYSDPEVARAADVTIVIAEEIVPEEYLRRDSDLNTITSFEVDHILEVPFGAHPTGMFGRYDVDGAFLKDFYAKTRTQEGFDAFAKEWIHGLDHVAYLEKLGWPKMLNLKANTALKYSTGVKRGQ; from the coding sequence ATGAGTAGCGGCAAGCGGATTACGTTGCAGCAGGCGGCCGAGATCGTGAAAAACGGCTCCAGCCTGACCTTTTCCGGCTTCACCATCTGGCGGCGCCCCTTCGCGCTGGTCTACGAACTGATCCGGCAAAGGAAGAAGGGACTCCACCTCATCGAGGTGAACGGCGGCCCCCAGACCGAGTTCCTGGTCGGTGCCGGGTGCGTCGACATCTGGGAGTCGTGCTGGGTCGGCCATGAGCTCTACGGCAAGTACGGCGCCAACCTCTCCAGAAAGGTCGGCAACAAGGAGATCCTGGTCGAGGATTACAGCCACGCCGAGATGCTGTTCCGCTTCAGCGCGGCCGCCTCGGGCGCTCCCTACGCCGTGACCCAGACCTCGCTCGGCACCGACATCCACAATCCCGCCTACGACACGCTCGGCAACGCAGGGCTTCGCGACGGCAAGCGCATCCCCAGCCACAAATACCGCTTCACCGAAGATCCCTTCTACGGTGCCGGCGCCCAGGTGCTGGTCCCGGCGGCCAAGGTGGACGTGGCCATCCTCTGCGTGCAGCAGGTGGGGGAGGAGGGGACGGTGCGGGTGAACGGCCAGTTCTACTCAGATCCCGAGGTGGCCAGGGCGGCCGACGTCACCATCGTCATCGCGGAGGAGATCGTCCCGGAAGAGTACCTTAGGCGCGACAGCGACCTGAATACCATCACCAGCTTCGAGGTCGATCACATCCTCGAAGTCCCCTTCGGCGCCCACCCCACGGGGATGTTCGGCCGCTACGATGTGGATGGCGCTTTCCTGAAGGACTTCTACGCCAAGACCAGGACCCAGGAAGGGTTCGATGCCTTTGCCAAGGAGTGGATTCACGGTCTGGACCACGTGGCCTACCTGGAGAAGCTCGGCTGGCCGAAGATGCTGAACCTGAAAGCCAATACAGCGCTCAAGTACAGCACCGGCGTGAAAAGGGGGCAGTGA
- a CDS encoding acyl-CoA dehydrogenase family protein yields the protein MFLELTEEQKLIQETARNFARSVLEPLAAKLDREGDHPAFLANLKKLAELGFMGLNVQGEYGGSEAGVVAFSVAMTEIARACASTAVTVSVNNMVCEVIQAIGSQEQKEKYIPRICSGAYAAGSFALTETGAGSDPAGMTTTAVLDGDSWVLNGSKIFITSAPYAGVFVVWAVTDKEAPKGKGISCFLVEQGTPGLVIGKQEEKTGQHASATNEVVFDNCRIPKDALMGKLNDGFRIAVAELGGGRIGIGSLALGIGLAAMDYATRYSTERVQFGQKISAFQATQWKIADSYTELEAARLLLMSAAFRKESGRPFAKEASMAKLFATEAANRACYNAVQMLGGYGYTADFPVERYARDVRITSIYEGTSEIQRVIIAREILKNHS from the coding sequence ATGTTTCTCGAACTTACCGAAGAACAGAAGCTGATCCAGGAAACCGCCCGCAACTTCGCCCGTTCCGTGCTGGAACCGCTCGCGGCCAAGCTGGACCGTGAGGGGGATCATCCCGCCTTCCTTGCCAACCTGAAGAAGCTGGCGGAGTTGGGCTTCATGGGGCTGAACGTCCAGGGGGAGTATGGCGGTTCCGAGGCCGGTGTGGTCGCCTTCAGTGTCGCCATGACCGAAATCGCCCGCGCCTGCGCCTCCACCGCGGTGACCGTCTCGGTGAACAACATGGTGTGCGAGGTGATCCAGGCGATCGGCTCGCAGGAGCAGAAGGAGAAGTATATCCCGCGCATCTGTTCCGGCGCCTACGCCGCCGGGAGCTTCGCCCTCACCGAGACCGGCGCCGGATCCGATCCTGCCGGCATGACCACCACCGCCGTTCTCGACGGCGACAGCTGGGTTTTGAACGGCTCCAAGATCTTCATCACCAGCGCGCCCTACGCCGGCGTCTTCGTGGTCTGGGCGGTGACCGACAAGGAGGCGCCCAAAGGGAAGGGGATCAGCTGTTTCCTGGTGGAGCAGGGGACGCCGGGGCTCGTCATCGGCAAGCAGGAGGAGAAAACCGGGCAGCACGCCTCGGCCACCAACGAAGTGGTCTTTGACAACTGCCGCATCCCGAAGGACGCGCTGATGGGGAAGCTGAACGACGGTTTCCGGATTGCCGTCGCCGAGTTGGGTGGCGGGAGGATCGGCATCGGTTCCCTGGCGCTCGGCATAGGTCTCGCCGCCATGGACTACGCCACCCGGTACAGCACCGAGCGGGTGCAGTTCGGGCAGAAGATCAGCGCTTTCCAGGCTACCCAGTGGAAGATCGCCGACAGCTACACCGAACTGGAGGCTGCGCGCCTTTTGCTGATGAGCGCCGCCTTCCGCAAAGAGAGCGGCCGTCCCTTCGCCAAAGAAGCCTCCATGGCCAAGCTCTTCGCCACCGAGGCCGCCAATCGTGCCTGCTACAACGCCGTGCAGATGCTGGGTGGCTACGGCTACACCGCCGATTTCCCGGTCGAGCGCTACGCCCGCGACGTCAGGATCACCTCCATCTACGAGGGAACCAGTGAAATCCAGCGCGTCATCATCGCCCGCGAGATTCTGAAGAACCACAGCTAA
- a CDS encoding electron transfer flavoprotein subunit alpha/FixB family protein: MKALLIGEYRQGKLLDTTYELLAFADRLGAESALLLVGNQSQLPKYDGRLYLADAAKYGEYNPDLHKKLVLQAVERENPDCIVFVHSSYGWDLAPRVAAALKVGQVSEIVALNEGAFEVNVCNAKLRRTVTPARGLAPSGACPLLVLTIQAGAFTLAGEPQGTPQVEPLELSQADSGIEFVGYEAAEQKGVDLTRAEVIVSAGRGVGKKDNVPVIAALASALGGELGASRPVVDAGWIDHSHQVGTTGQTVSPKLYVACGISGAIQHLAGMKKADFIVAINKDKDAPIGEIADVLVVADVMQFVPAFTAKCAR; the protein is encoded by the coding sequence ATGAAAGCGTTACTGATAGGGGAATACCGGCAGGGCAAGCTCCTCGACACCACCTACGAACTTCTGGCCTTCGCCGATCGGCTCGGCGCCGAGAGCGCGCTGCTGCTGGTGGGAAACCAGTCACAACTTCCGAAATACGACGGCAGGCTGTACCTGGCCGACGCCGCGAAGTACGGCGAGTACAATCCGGACCTGCACAAGAAGCTGGTGCTGCAGGCGGTGGAGCGGGAGAACCCGGACTGCATCGTCTTCGTCCACTCCTCATACGGCTGGGATCTCGCCCCGCGTGTCGCCGCGGCCCTGAAGGTGGGGCAGGTGTCCGAGATCGTGGCGCTTAACGAAGGCGCCTTCGAGGTGAACGTCTGCAACGCCAAGCTGCGCCGGACCGTGACGCCTGCAAGGGGACTGGCTCCGTCAGGTGCCTGTCCCCTTTTGGTCCTCACCATCCAGGCCGGCGCCTTCACCCTGGCCGGTGAACCGCAGGGGACGCCGCAGGTGGAACCCCTGGAGCTGTCCCAGGCCGACTCAGGCATCGAGTTCGTAGGCTACGAGGCGGCCGAGCAGAAGGGGGTCGACCTGACCCGGGCCGAGGTGATCGTGAGCGCCGGCCGCGGCGTGGGCAAGAAGGACAACGTCCCCGTCATCGCCGCCCTGGCCAGCGCCCTGGGGGGAGAGCTCGGCGCGAGCCGCCCTGTGGTCGATGCCGGCTGGATCGATCACAGCCACCAGGTCGGTACCACGGGGCAGACCGTGAGCCCGAAGCTGTACGTCGCCTGCGGCATCAGTGGCGCCATCCAGCACCTGGCCGGTATGAAGAAGGCCGACTTCATCGTCGCCATCAACAAGGACAAGGACGCCCCCATCGGCGAGATCGCCGACGTCCTGGTGGTGGCCGACGTGATGCAGTTCGTCCCCGCCTTCACCGCCAAGTGCGCACGATGA
- a CDS encoding electron transfer flavoprotein subunit beta/FixA family protein, with translation MKILVCIKQVPDMESRFRANGDKTWYDEADLAFRMNEYDEYAVEQAVQLKEQLGGEPEITVLSIGPERTVEAIKKALAMGGDRAVHIQDDRYYQKDPWQIASIIASYAKGQGFDLIFTGMQSQDRGSAQVGVTVAELLGISCATTLVGFSYDGGTVTVKRELEGGIKGVAKLKLPALVTCQLGLNTPRYPTLPNIMKAKKKEIATFPVAELSQEAELTATAAIYPPAKKGGGIVLEGELGNQVDRLMGILKEKIAVLR, from the coding sequence ATGAAGATACTGGTATGCATCAAACAGGTACCGGACATGGAGTCCCGGTTCAGGGCCAACGGCGACAAGACCTGGTACGACGAGGCCGACCTCGCCTTCCGCATGAACGAATACGACGAGTACGCGGTCGAGCAGGCGGTCCAGCTCAAGGAGCAACTGGGTGGGGAGCCCGAGATCACGGTCCTCTCCATCGGCCCGGAGCGGACGGTGGAGGCGATCAAGAAGGCGCTCGCCATGGGCGGGGACCGCGCCGTCCACATCCAGGACGATCGCTACTACCAGAAGGATCCCTGGCAGATCGCCTCGATCATCGCGAGCTACGCCAAGGGGCAGGGCTTCGACCTCATCTTCACCGGCATGCAGTCCCAGGACCGCGGCTCGGCCCAGGTCGGCGTCACCGTCGCCGAGCTCCTTGGTATCTCCTGCGCCACCACCCTGGTCGGCTTCAGCTACGACGGCGGCACCGTGACCGTGAAGCGGGAACTGGAAGGGGGGATCAAAGGCGTGGCGAAGCTGAAGCTCCCGGCGCTGGTCACCTGCCAGCTGGGGCTCAACACCCCGCGTTACCCGACGCTTCCCAACATCATGAAGGCGAAGAAGAAGGAGATCGCCACCTTCCCGGTGGCCGAACTCTCCCAGGAAGCGGAACTGACCGCCACCGCCGCGATCTATCCTCCGGCCAAGAAGGGAGGCGGCATCGTGCTGGAAGGGGAACTGGGCAACCAGGTGGACCGGCTCATGGGGATACTGAAGGAAAAGATCGCGGTGCTCAGATAG
- a CDS encoding heterodisulfide reductase-related iron-sulfur binding cluster — MEATREIYWNVGHGVVLPMYLLTLLAFAACAYGCWKRIEVYRQGRPVNRLDNLRERIALTATNLFGQTRVLRVAGPGIPHALFFWGFVVLFIGTLFVMAQADFSQPLFGVRILTGSFYKGYSLVLDLAGLAALFTLFGLALRRFVARPEGLKITRDDYLMHGLLSAIIITGFLAEGVRMAATELNQNPELARFSPIGLFVAGQFAALDLQSLKELHRLWWWCHFLLVTGFIAAIPWTKFRHLLTTPANYLFVDLRPKGSIDTIDLEAEGVEHFGVDKVADLTWKDIFDADACTSCKRCQDRCPAFNTEKPLSPMQVVQQIGETACTAPQADLIGTVGRDALWSCTTCRSCQEICPAQVEHVNKVIEMRRNLVLMQGEFPGEEVMVAANNVEVNGNPFGMAYAERGKWADGLPVRHLSDGEEADILYFVGCYASFDKRNQEVAKSFVKICDAAGVSVGILGKEERCCGEPLRKLGNEYLYQMTAQENIELIKGYGVKKIVTTCPHCLNTLGRDYRDLGLDIEVEHYTVFIDRLIGEGALTLAPHQFDYTYHDSCYLGRYQGIMEQPRNVLHVAGGRINEMQRSGLESFCCGAGGGRILAEEKLGNRINVQRVKMAEATGAPLIVSNCPFCLTMFEDGIKTGECEGKLAVRDLAEVVVERLATPVNFGTPEKELSLAAVVSLAEASGRKEQAPPEEERLAAAEGVSA; from the coding sequence ATGGAAGCTACCAGGGAAATCTATTGGAACGTAGGGCACGGCGTGGTGCTCCCGATGTACCTGCTGACGCTGCTGGCCTTCGCCGCCTGTGCCTACGGGTGCTGGAAGCGGATCGAGGTCTACCGCCAGGGGAGACCCGTAAACCGCCTGGACAACCTCCGTGAACGGATCGCGCTGACGGCGACGAACCTGTTCGGCCAGACCAGGGTGCTGCGCGTCGCCGGCCCCGGGATCCCGCACGCACTGTTCTTCTGGGGCTTCGTCGTCCTCTTCATCGGGACGCTTTTCGTCATGGCGCAGGCCGATTTCTCGCAGCCGCTCTTCGGCGTCAGGATTCTCACCGGCAGCTTCTACAAGGGATACTCGCTGGTGCTGGACCTGGCCGGGCTGGCCGCGCTCTTCACCCTGTTCGGCCTCGCGCTGCGGCGCTTCGTGGCCCGTCCGGAGGGGCTCAAGATCACCCGCGACGATTACCTGATGCACGGCCTTCTGTCCGCCATCATCATCACCGGCTTCCTGGCCGAAGGCGTGCGCATGGCCGCCACCGAGCTGAACCAGAACCCGGAGCTGGCCCGCTTCTCGCCGATAGGGCTCTTCGTCGCCGGCCAGTTCGCAGCACTCGACCTGCAGTCCCTCAAGGAACTGCACCGGCTCTGGTGGTGGTGCCATTTCCTGCTGGTGACCGGCTTCATCGCCGCCATCCCGTGGACCAAGTTCCGTCACCTCTTAACCACCCCCGCCAACTACCTCTTCGTCGATTTGAGGCCGAAGGGGAGCATCGACACCATCGATCTCGAGGCCGAAGGGGTCGAACATTTCGGGGTGGACAAGGTCGCCGACCTCACCTGGAAGGACATTTTCGACGCCGACGCCTGCACCAGCTGCAAAAGGTGCCAGGACCGCTGTCCCGCCTTCAACACGGAGAAACCGCTTTCGCCCATGCAGGTGGTGCAGCAGATCGGCGAAACGGCGTGCACGGCGCCGCAGGCGGACCTGATCGGGACCGTTGGACGCGACGCCCTCTGGTCCTGCACCACCTGCCGTTCCTGCCAGGAGATCTGCCCGGCACAGGTGGAGCACGTCAACAAGGTCATCGAGATGAGGCGCAACCTGGTGCTCATGCAGGGGGAGTTTCCCGGCGAGGAGGTCATGGTCGCTGCCAACAACGTCGAGGTGAACGGCAATCCCTTCGGCATGGCCTACGCCGAACGCGGCAAGTGGGCCGACGGTCTCCCGGTGCGGCATCTCTCCGACGGGGAGGAGGCCGATATCCTCTACTTCGTCGGCTGCTACGCCTCCTTTGACAAGAGAAACCAGGAGGTGGCCAAGAGCTTCGTGAAGATCTGCGACGCTGCCGGGGTGAGCGTCGGCATCCTGGGCAAGGAGGAGCGCTGCTGCGGCGAGCCGCTGCGCAAGCTGGGCAACGAGTACCTGTACCAGATGACCGCGCAGGAGAACATCGAGCTGATCAAGGGGTACGGCGTGAAGAAGATCGTCACCACCTGCCCCCACTGCCTGAACACCCTGGGGCGCGACTACCGCGACCTGGGGCTCGATATCGAGGTCGAGCACTACACGGTGTTCATCGACCGGCTCATCGGCGAGGGCGCGCTCACCCTCGCTCCGCACCAGTTCGATTACACCTACCACGACTCCTGCTACCTGGGGCGCTACCAGGGAATCATGGAGCAGCCGCGCAACGTGCTGCACGTGGCGGGAGGGAGGATCAACGAGATGCAGCGGTCCGGGCTGGAGAGTTTCTGCTGCGGGGCCGGCGGCGGCCGGATCCTCGCCGAGGAGAAACTTGGCAACCGGATCAACGTGCAGCGGGTCAAAATGGCCGAGGCGACCGGCGCGCCGCTCATCGTCTCCAACTGCCCCTTCTGCCTCACCATGTTCGAGGACGGCATCAAGACCGGCGAGTGCGAAGGGAAACTGGCGGTGCGGGACCTGGCCGAGGTCGTGGTGGAACGGCTGGCCACGCCGGTGAACTTCGGGACGCCGGAAAAGGAACTGAGCCTGGCCGCGGTGGTGTCGCTGGCCGAGGCGTCCGGGAGAAAGGAGCAGGCCCCGCCGGAAGAAGAGCGGCTGGCGGCTGCGGAAGGTGTGTCGGCGTGA
- a CDS encoding acyl-CoA dehydrogenase: protein MDFELSQDHKVLRDSVREFVEKEIKPIAMKIDEEHMIPDALVQKMGEMGFLGSYFPEEYDGAGLDMLSYAIVVEEVSKACGSSGVLISAHTSLACGPIYTFGTETQKKKWLPALNTGRVIGCFLLTEPDAGSDAGAISTTYRREGDEFVINGSKIFITNGGYRGTGVLFATSDKSLKHRGVSAFIIDLNSPGVEILKNENKMGIRGSYTTAFALDGVRIPAENLLGQEGQGFKIAMDTLNGGRIGIASQALGIAEGAFERALSYSKERKQFDHPICELQAVQFKLADMYTRIETSKLMTYKAACLKDAKKNYTAESAMCKMLASEAATYVTKEAIQIHGGYGFICDYEVERMYRDAKITEIYEGTNEVQRVVISKMLLA, encoded by the coding sequence ATGGATTTCGAACTGAGCCAGGACCACAAGGTATTGAGGGATTCGGTGCGCGAGTTCGTGGAGAAGGAGATCAAGCCGATCGCGATGAAGATCGACGAGGAGCACATGATTCCGGACGCGCTGGTGCAAAAGATGGGTGAAATGGGCTTTCTGGGGAGCTACTTCCCCGAGGAGTACGACGGGGCCGGCCTCGACATGCTCTCCTACGCCATCGTGGTCGAGGAGGTCTCCAAGGCGTGCGGCTCCAGCGGCGTGCTCATCTCGGCCCACACCTCCCTGGCCTGCGGCCCGATCTACACCTTCGGCACCGAGACGCAGAAGAAGAAGTGGCTCCCGGCGCTCAACACCGGCCGGGTGATCGGCTGTTTCCTCCTCACCGAGCCGGACGCCGGCAGCGACGCCGGGGCCATCTCCACGACCTACCGCCGCGAGGGCGATGAGTTCGTCATCAACGGCTCCAAGATCTTCATCACCAACGGCGGCTACCGGGGCACCGGCGTCCTGTTCGCCACCTCAGACAAGAGCCTCAAACACAGGGGTGTCTCGGCCTTCATCATCGACCTCAACTCCCCGGGCGTCGAGATCCTCAAGAACGAGAACAAGATGGGCATCCGCGGCAGCTACACCACCGCCTTCGCCCTGGACGGCGTCCGCATCCCGGCCGAGAACCTCCTGGGCCAGGAAGGGCAGGGCTTCAAGATCGCCATGGACACCCTGAACGGCGGGCGCATCGGCATCGCCTCGCAGGCGCTGGGCATCGCCGAGGGTGCCTTCGAGCGGGCGCTTTCCTACTCCAAGGAGCGCAAGCAGTTCGACCACCCCATCTGCGAGCTGCAGGCGGTCCAGTTCAAGCTGGCCGACATGTACACCCGCATCGAGACCAGCAAGCTGATGACCTACAAGGCGGCCTGCCTCAAGGACGCCAAGAAGAACTACACGGCGGAGTCGGCGATGTGCAAGATGCTCGCCTCCGAGGCCGCCACCTACGTCACCAAGGAAGCGATCCAGATCCACGGCGGCTACGGCTTCATCTGCGACTACGAGGTGGAGCGCATGTACCGCGACGCCAAGATCACCGAGATTTACGAGGGGACCAACGAGGTGCAGCGCGTGGTCATCTCGAAGATGCTTCTCGCGTAA
- a CDS encoding enoyl-CoA hydratase/isomerase family protein, with protein MENQNILCDIAEGVATVTVNRPASLNALNSQVLGELECTLYKLEQDNAVRVVILTGAGEKAFVAGADIKEMAEMTSFEGHRFALQGQRVMLFIEKMSKPVIAAVNGYALGGGLELALACDVIYASDNAKLGFPEVTLGIIPGFGGTQNLSRLIGPNRAKELVLSGRMINAQKALAWGVVNEVVAQAELAAKALDLAREIAKNGSLGVGYAKNAIVNGLNMTKEDGFRYESSLFGVLFATEDQKEGMGAFVEKRKAQFQGK; from the coding sequence ATGGAAAACCAGAACATCCTTTGCGATATCGCCGAGGGAGTGGCGACCGTCACGGTGAACCGCCCGGCGAGTCTGAACGCGCTGAACAGCCAGGTTCTCGGGGAGCTGGAGTGCACCCTCTACAAGCTGGAGCAGGACAACGCCGTGCGGGTCGTCATCCTCACCGGAGCCGGTGAAAAGGCCTTCGTCGCCGGCGCGGACATCAAGGAAATGGCGGAGATGACCTCCTTCGAGGGGCACCGTTTCGCCCTCCAGGGGCAGCGGGTCATGCTCTTCATCGAGAAGATGAGCAAGCCGGTCATCGCCGCCGTGAACGGTTACGCCCTTGGCGGCGGGCTGGAGCTGGCTCTCGCCTGCGACGTGATCTACGCCTCCGACAACGCCAAGCTCGGCTTCCCCGAAGTCACCTTGGGGATCATCCCCGGTTTCGGCGGCACCCAGAACCTCTCCCGGCTCATCGGCCCCAACCGGGCCAAAGAGCTGGTCCTGAGCGGCAGGATGATCAACGCGCAGAAAGCGCTCGCCTGGGGTGTCGTCAACGAAGTCGTCGCGCAGGCGGAGCTTGCGGCGAAGGCCCTGGATCTGGCGCGGGAGATCGCCAAAAACGGCAGTCTCGGCGTCGGCTACGCCAAGAACGCCATCGTCAACGGTCTCAACATGACCAAAGAGGACGGCTTCCGCTACGAGAGCTCCCTCTTCGGAGTCCTCTTCGCCACCGAGGATCAGAAGGAAGGCATGGGCGCCTTCGTCGAGAAGCGCAAGGCGCAGTTCCAGGGCAAATAA
- a CDS encoding 3-hydroxybutyryl-CoA dehydrogenase has protein sequence MFKVIGVIGAGQMGSGIAHVFAQHAYQVLLYDISQAQLDKALRSIEQNLERQARKGVIFTTSIEGIMTRITATKELKDFAQCDLVVEAATENENLKFELFKKLDEIVAQETILASNTSSISITRIAACTRRPDKVIGMHFMNPVPIMQLVEVIRGLGTSEETFQAIGALVARLGKEMAVANDYPGFIVNRVLIPMINEAIFALYEGIATAEDIDKGMKLGTNQPMGPLVLADFIGLDTVLAICNVLHDGFKDPKYRPCPLLVNMVNAGYLGKKSGKGFYDYQG, from the coding sequence ATGTTCAAGGTAATAGGCGTCATCGGGGCCGGGCAGATGGGAAGCGGCATCGCCCACGTCTTCGCCCAGCACGCATATCAGGTCCTGCTTTACGACATCTCCCAGGCCCAGCTGGACAAGGCGCTCAGATCGATCGAGCAGAACCTGGAGCGGCAGGCGAGGAAAGGGGTGATTTTCACCACCAGCATCGAAGGGATCATGACACGCATCACCGCCACCAAGGAACTCAAGGACTTCGCCCAGTGCGACCTGGTGGTGGAGGCGGCCACCGAGAACGAGAACCTGAAATTCGAACTGTTCAAGAAGCTGGACGAGATCGTGGCGCAGGAGACGATCCTCGCTTCCAACACCTCCTCGATCTCCATCACCCGCATCGCGGCCTGCACCAGGCGTCCGGACAAGGTGATCGGCATGCACTTCATGAACCCGGTGCCGATCATGCAACTGGTCGAAGTGATCCGGGGACTGGGCACCAGCGAGGAGACCTTCCAGGCCATAGGCGCCCTGGTTGCGCGCCTGGGCAAGGAGATGGCCGTTGCCAACGACTACCCCGGCTTCATCGTCAACCGGGTGCTGATCCCGATGATCAACGAGGCCATCTTCGCGCTCTACGAGGGGATCGCCACCGCCGAGGACATCGACAAGGGGATGAAGCTCGGCACCAACCAGCCCATGGGGCCGCTGGTCCTCGCTGACTTCATCGGGCTCGACACCGTGCTCGCCATCTGCAACGTCCTGCATGACGGCTTCAAGGATCCCAAGTACCGCCCCTGTCCGCTCCTGGTGAACATGGTCAACGCCGGGTATCTCGGCAAGAAATCGGGCAAGGGATTCTACGACTATCAGGGCTAG